One stretch of Chryseobacterium indologenes DNA includes these proteins:
- a CDS encoding HPP family protein produces MKKTIKRTFRVSKYVIYKETLVDYKEHFWSFLGAFFGIGLIAFIQSRSLAETENIFLIGSFGASSVLIYGAIQSPLAQPRNLVGGHVLSALVGVTVYKIVPDIIWISAPLAVAFSIVLMQYTKTLHPPGGATALIAVSSTGKIPELGYWYVISPVLSGCIILLLVALFFNNITPNRSYPSHSRFMRLLRKKHAHGHKVKK; encoded by the coding sequence ATGAAGAAGACAATAAAAAGAACATTCAGAGTATCAAAATATGTGATTTATAAGGAAACGCTAGTTGATTACAAGGAGCATTTCTGGTCATTCTTAGGTGCTTTTTTCGGAATTGGACTCATTGCATTTATCCAGTCTCGCTCTTTAGCAGAAACCGAAAATATATTCCTGATTGGTTCTTTTGGGGCCTCCAGTGTTCTTATCTATGGGGCAATCCAAAGTCCTCTGGCTCAGCCTAGAAATTTAGTAGGCGGGCATGTTCTTTCTGCATTGGTTGGAGTTACAGTCTATAAAATTGTCCCGGACATTATATGGATTTCTGCTCCTTTAGCTGTGGCCTTTTCTATTGTATTGATGCAGTACACAAAAACCCTGCATCCACCGGGCGGAGCAACAGCTCTGATTGCGGTGAGCTCAACCGGAAAAATTCCGGAATTGGGGTATTGGTATGTTATCTCTCCGGTTCTTTCGGGGTGTATCATCCTGTTGCTTGTGGCTTTATTTTTTAATAATATAACGCCCAACAGAAGCTATCCTTCGCACAGCAGGTTTATGAGATTGCTAAGAAAAAAACATGCTCATGGTCACAAAGTGAAAAAATAA
- a CDS encoding TIGR01777 family oxidoreductase translates to MKEVVLITGANGLIAKELAKKIGNEFEVRFLTRKKRQANDYEWDLTKGTIDESALVNVSHIIHLAGANISEKRWTAERKKELIASRVDSATLLRNTLRKKEIKLKSFISASGINFYGTLTTEKIYSENDPPGHDFLSEVVVLWERAADHFKEHNLAERIVKIRTAVVLSEKEGALKKMLPPIQYGIGSALGSGEQYMPWIHIEDICSIYEFALKHPTLHGAYNAVSPQHATNSDLTKAIAEVLKKPLFMPNVPAFVLKLLFGELANAILEGSRASSEKIQKAGFQFKFPDLKDALINLLKTK, encoded by the coding sequence ATGAAAGAAGTTGTTTTGATTACCGGAGCAAACGGCCTTATTGCAAAAGAACTGGCAAAAAAAATCGGGAATGAATTTGAGGTAAGGTTTCTTACCCGGAAAAAAAGACAAGCGAATGACTATGAATGGGATCTTACCAAAGGAACCATTGATGAATCCGCTTTGGTAAATGTTTCCCACATTATTCATCTTGCCGGTGCTAACATCTCAGAAAAACGCTGGACTGCAGAAAGAAAAAAAGAACTGATTGCCAGCAGAGTGGATTCTGCCACGTTATTACGAAATACATTAAGAAAAAAAGAGATTAAATTAAAATCTTTTATCTCTGCATCCGGTATTAATTTTTACGGAACGCTGACTACAGAAAAAATATATTCGGAGAACGATCCACCGGGACATGATTTCCTTAGCGAAGTTGTGGTCCTTTGGGAAAGAGCAGCCGATCATTTTAAAGAACATAATCTTGCAGAAAGAATTGTAAAAATCCGGACTGCGGTTGTTCTTTCTGAAAAGGAAGGGGCTTTAAAGAAAATGCTTCCCCCAATACAATACGGCATTGGCTCTGCTTTGGGGAGCGGTGAACAATATATGCCCTGGATTCATATTGAAGATATCTGTTCCATCTATGAATTCGCTTTAAAGCATCCTACTCTCCACGGTGCCTATAATGCTGTTTCACCTCAGCATGCGACCAATTCAGATTTAACCAAAGCAATTGCTGAAGTACTGAAAAAACCTTTATTCATGCCCAATGTTCCTGCTTTTGTTCTAAAACTTCTATTTGGTGAACTTGCCAACGCTATCTTAGAAGGTTCGAGAGCTTCTTCAGAAAAAATTCAAAAGGCTGGTTTCCAATTTAAGTTTCCGGACTTGAAAGATGCTTTAATAAACCTGCTAAAAACTAAATAA